The following are from one region of the Gossypium hirsutum isolate 1008001.06 chromosome D03, Gossypium_hirsutum_v2.1, whole genome shotgun sequence genome:
- the LOC107950854 gene encoding non-structural maintenance of chromosomes element 4 homolog B isoform X3, producing the protein MRRNVKKEKQTNKGDASAEPVRTKVAGVARDESANVESNQPNREEDATDRRVLRSKYLAVMTKISDAREEISNADSNKFNIIINEVDNLHQQVSKPREQVADAEALLGLANTLATSVKSISCEGISLADLFTVDETGAEEQTDTDRNMAVMFEILRRKRQVKLESFILNRSSFAQTVENLFSLSFLVKDGRVEIVVHGSGSHIVSPKNAPAASSIASGEAAYSHFVFRFDFKDWKDLLRN; encoded by the exons ATGAGGAGAaatgtaaagaaagaaaaacaaacaaataagggTGATGCATCTGCTGAACCGGTTCGAACCAAGGTGGCGGGAGTGGCCCGAGATGAGTCGGCGAATGTTGAGTCGAATCAACCGAATCGAGAAGAGGATGCGACAGATAGGAGGGTTCTTCGCTCCAAATACCTTGCCGTGATGACCAAAATAAgcg ATGCAAGGGAAGAAATATCGAACGCGGAttctaataaatttaacataatcaTTAATGAAGTCGACAACTTACATCAACAAG TTTCGAAGCCACGTGAACAAGTAGCCGATGCGGAGGCATTGTTAGGCTTAGCCAATACATTGGCAACTTCTGTTAAGTCCATCTCTTGTGAAGGAATCAGCCTAGCAGACTTATTTACA GTTGATGAAACTGGTGCTGAAGAGCAAACTGATACTGACAGGAATATGGCAGTGATGTTtgaaattttaaggagaaagagACAAGTGAAACTTGAAAGTTTTATCTTGAATAGAAGTTCATTTGCACAGACTGTGgagaatttattttctctttcattCTTAGTTAAAGATGGAAGAGTCGAAATAGTGGTGCATGGATCTGGTTCTCATATTGTCT CACCTAAAAATGCCCCTGCTGCCTCGTCCATAGCAAGTGGTGAGGCTGCTTACAGCCATTTTGTGTTCAGATTCGACTTTAAGGACTGGAAG GATTTGCTTCGAAATTGA
- the LOC107950854 gene encoding non-structural maintenance of chromosomes element 4 homolog B isoform X1, protein MRRNVKKEKQTNKGDASAEPVRTKVAGVARDESANVESNQPNREEDATDRRVLRSKYLAVMTKISDAREEISNADSNKFNIIINEVDNLHQQVSKPREQVADAEALLGLANTLATSVKSISCEGISLADLFTVDETGAEEQTDTDRNMAVMFEILRRKRQVKLESFILNRSSFAQTVENLFSLSFLVKDGRVEIVVHGSGSHIVSPKNAPAASSIASGEAAYSHFVFRFDFKDWKIKCLEENTNMMKMFQQSQHSPS, encoded by the exons ATGAGGAGAaatgtaaagaaagaaaaacaaacaaataagggTGATGCATCTGCTGAACCGGTTCGAACCAAGGTGGCGGGAGTGGCCCGAGATGAGTCGGCGAATGTTGAGTCGAATCAACCGAATCGAGAAGAGGATGCGACAGATAGGAGGGTTCTTCGCTCCAAATACCTTGCCGTGATGACCAAAATAAgcg ATGCAAGGGAAGAAATATCGAACGCGGAttctaataaatttaacataatcaTTAATGAAGTCGACAACTTACATCAACAAG TTTCGAAGCCACGTGAACAAGTAGCCGATGCGGAGGCATTGTTAGGCTTAGCCAATACATTGGCAACTTCTGTTAAGTCCATCTCTTGTGAAGGAATCAGCCTAGCAGACTTATTTACA GTTGATGAAACTGGTGCTGAAGAGCAAACTGATACTGACAGGAATATGGCAGTGATGTTtgaaattttaaggagaaagagACAAGTGAAACTTGAAAGTTTTATCTTGAATAGAAGTTCATTTGCACAGACTGTGgagaatttattttctctttcattCTTAGTTAAAGATGGAAGAGTCGAAATAGTGGTGCATGGATCTGGTTCTCATATTGTCT CACCTAAAAATGCCCCTGCTGCCTCGTCCATAGCAAGTGGTGAGGCTGCTTACAGCCATTTTGTGTTCAGATTCGACTTTAAGGACTGGAAG ataaaatgtcTAGAAGAAAATacgaatatgatgaagatgtttcagcaatcgcaacattcgccgtcatag
- the LOC107950854 gene encoding non-structural maintenance of chromosomes element 4 homolog A isoform X2: MRRNVKKEKQTNKGDASAEPVRTKVAGVARDESANVESNQPNREEDATDRRVLRSKYLAVMTKISDAREEISNADSNKFNIIINEVDNLHQQVSKPREQVADAEALLGLANTLATSVDETGAEEQTDTDRNMAVMFEILRRKRQVKLESFILNRSSFAQTVENLFSLSFLVKDGRVEIVVHGSGSHIVSPKNAPAASSIASGEAAYSHFVFRFDFKDWKIKCLEENTNMMKMFQQSQHSPS; the protein is encoded by the exons ATGAGGAGAaatgtaaagaaagaaaaacaaacaaataagggTGATGCATCTGCTGAACCGGTTCGAACCAAGGTGGCGGGAGTGGCCCGAGATGAGTCGGCGAATGTTGAGTCGAATCAACCGAATCGAGAAGAGGATGCGACAGATAGGAGGGTTCTTCGCTCCAAATACCTTGCCGTGATGACCAAAATAAgcg ATGCAAGGGAAGAAATATCGAACGCGGAttctaataaatttaacataatcaTTAATGAAGTCGACAACTTACATCAACAAG TTTCGAAGCCACGTGAACAAGTAGCCGATGCGGAGGCATTGTTAGGCTTAGCCAATACATTGGCAACTTCT GTTGATGAAACTGGTGCTGAAGAGCAAACTGATACTGACAGGAATATGGCAGTGATGTTtgaaattttaaggagaaagagACAAGTGAAACTTGAAAGTTTTATCTTGAATAGAAGTTCATTTGCACAGACTGTGgagaatttattttctctttcattCTTAGTTAAAGATGGAAGAGTCGAAATAGTGGTGCATGGATCTGGTTCTCATATTGTCT CACCTAAAAATGCCCCTGCTGCCTCGTCCATAGCAAGTGGTGAGGCTGCTTACAGCCATTTTGTGTTCAGATTCGACTTTAAGGACTGGAAG ataaaatgtcTAGAAGAAAATacgaatatgatgaagatgtttcagcaatcgcaacattcgccgtcatag